CCGGACGATCTGCCCGCGTTCTGCCGGGAGATATTCAAGCAGGTCCAGGTCGCCAGCCAGTAGCCGGCGAGGCCATGCCGAGGTCAGGTCCAATAGCCCTCGCGGCCGTAGTGGTCGTGGAGACGCTGCTCGTACTCGCGTGTGATCGGCGTTGACGGATCGTACGGCGGCGCGCTCTTGATCTTCTCTCGCGTCAGCTCCACCTGGACCGCCGAAAGCGACCAGCTCACCAGCGAGACCCACTGAGGGGCCAGCAGGACGTGCTTGCCCGGCCACCAGTTGCGGGTGTCGATGACCAGATATCGGATAGCCCACGCCTCGTCATCCAGGATGAAATCCTCAACGTGGCCGACGGTGTCGTCGCGGGCCTGGATGATGTAACCCGTGACCTCGTTGACGCTTCGCAGGTGCGGATCGCCCTTGCGCTCCTCGGTCAGCGAATGCTCCTGGTCTGGAGGCTGGGATGGGACGATCAGCGGGGCCACTGCGACCGTGCCGGGCCCGCCCAGCCCCGCGCCGGTCCAGTAGATCGGCCAGCCGTAGTACTGCGTCATCTCGTACTCCCGCTGTCGCGAGACCGGCATATCCTCGGCGATGTCCGGGCTGTCTTCGACCTGACGTTTGGTCAGCGAAACGGGAAATCGGTCGCCGTCGCCCGGCCGGCCGAGCGAGGCTGGGGCGATCAGCACGAGCTTGCCCGGCAGCCAGCGTCCGGTGTCGGCCACCAGGTAGCGCACGATCCACCGCGAGTCGTCGAAGTAAAAATCCTTCACCGACCCGATCTGGCCGTCCTGGGCCTCCAGCGTGTAGCCTTCGAGTTGCGTGGCGTTGCGAAACATTGCGTTCCCCCCTCTGCAAGTGGCGATCAGGTTTTTCTCGGGCCGCGAAGCGTGCGCTTCGGCAGCAGCGACGTGACGACCTGTCCCGCCGCCAGCGGA
The Phycisphaerae bacterium genome window above contains:
- a CDS encoding PRC-barrel domain containing protein; translated protein: MFRNATQLEGYTLEAQDGQIGSVKDFYFDDSRWIVRYLVADTGRWLPGKLVLIAPASLGRPGDGDRFPVSLTKRQVEDSPDIAEDMPVSRQREYEMTQYYGWPIYWTGAGLGGPGTVAVAPLIVPSQPPDQEHSLTEERKGDPHLRSVNEVTGYIIQARDDTVGHVEDFILDDEAWAIRYLVIDTRNWWPGKHVLLAPQWVSLVSWSLSAVQVELTREKIKSAPPYDPSTPITREYEQRLHDHYGREGYWT